From Oenococcus sicerae, the proteins below share one genomic window:
- a CDS encoding SepM family pheromone-processing serine protease, with protein sequence MKQKKFIKIISGVFAGLMAVVAISFYLALPINAYVETPGEADDINQFMTVAGKHDKTKGSLRLVSVYLSEANHFYWLISKFDSRYSIEPKEDVQGNVSDEVYAAISEYQMKTAILSAEEVAFEAAGMSDKIKSNYLGIYVATITKNSHFAKKIKIGDTITKIDGLHFDNASGFQKYLATVPLGKTVTLTVLRHNRTLALSGKTIHLANTVSKDYPKGRNGIGISLVDNVEVTTSPKVNVNVGEISGPSGGLMFTLQLYSQLSGENIKKGRNISGTGTIDDKGDVGEIGGIDKKIIAAQEAGSTIFFSPYVKATKANMKLDGGKTNWQTAVAAQKKYAPKLKLVPVRNFQDALNYLETGKIINTK encoded by the coding sequence ATGAAACAAAAAAAATTTATTAAAATCATTAGCGGCGTTTTTGCTGGACTGATGGCCGTTGTAGCTATTTCTTTTTATTTGGCTTTGCCTATAAATGCCTATGTTGAAACACCCGGAGAGGCTGACGATATCAATCAGTTCATGACCGTAGCTGGTAAACACGATAAAACCAAGGGTTCTTTGCGGCTTGTCTCAGTCTATTTATCAGAAGCGAATCATTTTTATTGGCTCATAAGCAAATTTGATAGCAGGTATTCGATCGAGCCCAAAGAGGATGTACAAGGAAATGTTTCTGATGAAGTATATGCCGCGATCAGCGAATATCAAATGAAAACAGCTATTTTATCGGCAGAAGAGGTTGCTTTCGAAGCTGCTGGCATGTCTGACAAAATCAAATCGAATTATTTAGGTATCTATGTTGCGACGATCACTAAGAATTCGCATTTTGCAAAAAAAATAAAAATTGGCGATACAATAACCAAGATTGATGGTCTGCATTTTGATAATGCTTCAGGGTTTCAAAAATATCTAGCCACGGTACCCTTAGGAAAGACGGTAACTTTGACAGTTTTGAGACACAATCGGACTCTAGCCTTGTCTGGAAAAACAATTCATTTAGCGAATACAGTCAGTAAGGATTATCCGAAGGGCCGCAATGGAATTGGTATTAGCTTAGTTGATAATGTCGAAGTGACAACGAGTCCAAAAGTTAATGTTAATGTTGGTGAAATCTCAGGTCCTTCGGGAGGCCTTATGTTTACTCTGCAATTATATTCACAATTATCGGGAGAAAATATTAAAAAAGGCCGCAATATTTCTGGTACTGGTACTATTGATGATAAAGGTGACGTGGGGGAGATCGGTGGTATTGATAAAAAGATTATTGCAGCTCAAGAAGCCGGTTCGACCATATTCTTCTCGCCTTATGTTAAAGCAACTAAAGCAAATATGAAATTGGATGGCGGCAAGACTAATTGGCAAACAGCTGTTGCAGCTCAAAAGAAATATGCGCCAAAATTAAAACTGGTTCCAGTGCGAAATTTTCAAGATGCCTTGAATTACTTAGAAACAGGCAAAATCATTAACACAAAATAG
- the coaD gene encoding pantetheine-phosphate adenylyltransferase translates to MVKAVFPGSFDPLTLGHMDVIRRAAKLFDQVVVAVGINTSKTGMFSTEEKIKLITDDIQEFENAEVAKMPGLTVEFVSSIEADVIIRGIRNVKDYEYERDIAELNRQLSGVETVLLPAQAIYQDISSSNLKEVAKFGADISHFVPKNVSELIKLKTK, encoded by the coding sequence ATGGTAAAAGCTGTTTTTCCTGGATCTTTTGATCCGTTAACTTTAGGACATATGGACGTAATCCGCAGAGCTGCAAAACTTTTTGATCAAGTTGTTGTAGCTGTCGGCATTAATACAAGTAAGACAGGCATGTTTTCAACTGAAGAAAAAATCAAGCTGATCACAGATGATATTCAAGAATTCGAAAATGCTGAAGTAGCTAAAATGCCGGGATTAACGGTCGAATTCGTAAGCTCTATCGAGGCTGATGTCATTATTCGTGGCATCAGAAATGTCAAGGACTATGAATATGAGCGAGACATCGCTGAACTGAATCGGCAATTAAGCGGTGTTGAAACTGTCTTGCTGCCTGCTCAAGCTATTTATCAAGATATTTCCTCTTCGAACCTCAAAGAGGTTGCTAAATTTGGTGCTGATATTAGTCATTTCGTTCCCAAAAACGTGTCAGAACTGATAAAGTTAAAAACTAAATGA
- the rsmD gene encoding 16S rRNA (guanine(966)-N(2))-methyltransferase RsmD, producing the protein MRVVAGKNKGMRLKMVSSKLTRPTTDKVKEALFSVIAPYTKGDLVLDLYAGSGALGIEAVSRGYQKAYLVDHAGPAIETIKMNVAATKNLDSFVMIKAPASQAIKQFAEQRIVFDLVIFDPPYAKQHIAKDILDLLEHGLLADQALLVAETDEHGFHSVNDNLPAGFSVLAQKNYGITYLTVIKKD; encoded by the coding sequence ATGAGAGTTGTTGCTGGCAAAAATAAAGGAATGCGCCTAAAAATGGTTTCATCCAAATTGACACGACCAACGACAGACAAAGTCAAAGAGGCGCTTTTTTCTGTGATCGCGCCCTATACTAAAGGTGATCTGGTGCTTGATTTATATGCTGGATCTGGCGCTTTGGGAATAGAAGCTGTTTCTAGAGGATATCAAAAAGCTTATCTTGTGGATCATGCTGGTCCAGCGATCGAAACGATTAAAATGAATGTGGCAGCAACGAAAAATTTGGATAGTTTTGTTATGATCAAAGCACCTGCTAGCCAAGCTATTAAGCAATTTGCTGAGCAAAGAATTGTTTTTGATCTTGTTATTTTTGATCCTCCTTATGCAAAACAGCATATCGCAAAAGATATTCTTGATTTGTTGGAACACGGTCTTCTTGCAGACCAAGCACTGCTTGTGGCGGAAACGGATGAGCATGGCTTCCATTCTGTCAACGATAATCTCCCTGCAGGTTTCAGTGTGCTGGCACAAAAAAATTATGGCATTACATATTTGACAGTAATCAAAAAGGACTAA
- a CDS encoding FtsW/RodA/SpoVE family cell cycle protein: MVFSASAAYSAGAFSFLMRQSLFALIGILIVLFFCFFVKIKWLASQKVASFALLVTCILLLFARFIAPATAGTGAHGWINLPLFNIQPAEIFKIVVVLYLSSLSAHRLDKYERQLRRPSLSTNKNFGDHRFLGYTRSQILFVLFNFGLVLIMPDLGNALIALFLMAVVLFSSGLKPRYLFAAIASVTAIYVALPSILKVIPNHFLTKHYQALRLLIYIDPWPYAKNQSLQLVNSFYAIAHGGLFGVGLGNSIEKMGYLPEANTDFIMAVFVEELGSVTLFIVLAVLLIMIGRMFYIAFHIKNNFGRLILYGIGSYFFIQALVNLGGIIGVMPLTGVTFPFISYGGSSFLISSISVGIACSVSRVYKNQKLSGKQRRQNLEADK, translated from the coding sequence ATGGTTTTTTCTGCCTCAGCTGCTTATTCTGCCGGTGCTTTTAGTTTTCTAATGCGTCAATCATTATTTGCTCTGATTGGTATTTTGATCGTGTTATTTTTTTGTTTTTTTGTCAAAATTAAATGGCTGGCTTCTCAAAAGGTCGCTAGTTTTGCATTATTAGTCACTTGTATATTACTTTTGTTTGCTCGCTTTATTGCGCCAGCAACAGCTGGAACCGGCGCACATGGTTGGATCAATTTGCCATTATTTAACATTCAACCGGCTGAAATTTTCAAAATTGTTGTGGTTTTATATTTGTCTTCACTATCCGCTCATCGGCTCGATAAGTATGAACGGCAATTGCGAAGGCCCTCTTTGTCAACGAACAAAAATTTCGGTGACCATCGTTTTTTAGGATATACACGTTCACAAATTTTATTCGTCCTATTTAATTTTGGGTTGGTGCTCATTATGCCGGATTTAGGCAATGCTTTGATCGCTTTATTTCTAATGGCTGTGGTCTTATTTTCATCTGGTCTAAAGCCAAGATATCTTTTTGCTGCAATCGCCTCAGTCACCGCTATCTACGTGGCGCTACCGTCGATTTTAAAGGTGATTCCGAATCACTTTTTAACCAAACATTATCAGGCTTTGCGATTGCTTATTTATATTGATCCTTGGCCATATGCAAAGAACCAATCACTTCAGTTGGTAAACTCCTTTTATGCAATTGCTCATGGCGGTTTATTCGGTGTCGGTTTAGGCAATTCGATTGAAAAAATGGGTTATCTGCCTGAGGCGAATACTGATTTTATTATGGCTGTTTTTGTTGAAGAATTGGGATCGGTCACATTATTTATTGTTTTGGCAGTTTTATTGATTATGATCGGCCGCATGTTTTATATTGCTTTTCATATTAAAAATAATTTTGGCCGCTTGATTTTGTATGGAATTGGTAGCTATTTCTTCATTCAAGCACTAGTTAACTTAGGTGGAATCATTGGTGTGATGCCTTTGACGGGGGTCACTTTTCCTTTCATTTCATACGGCGGTTCCTCTTTTTTGATCAGTTCGATCTCGGTCGGGATCGCTTGTAGCGTATCACGTGTTTATAAAAACCAAAAGCTATCGGGAAAACAGCGGAGACAAAATTTGGAGGCTGATAAATGA
- a CDS encoding ribonuclease H family protein, producing the protein MNEIVIYTDGGNRNTGNKLGQHVNAKDLSAWAYVIDDGSKQISASGFQLGATNNAMELTAVGSAFRKILSNSDLQRRPITLVSDSHYVLDPMTKGWLHNWMKTKKERPNLLLWQTLYPMYLELNPYLSFKWVKGHLKTKGNLQVDHLLNQEMDKHL; encoded by the coding sequence ATGAATGAAATCGTAATTTATACCGATGGTGGCAACCGTAATACTGGAAATAAATTAGGTCAGCACGTAAATGCCAAAGATTTATCGGCATGGGCCTATGTTATAGATGATGGATCGAAACAAATATCAGCCTCGGGCTTCCAACTGGGTGCTACAAATAATGCCATGGAATTGACCGCTGTTGGTTCAGCCTTTCGCAAAATATTATCAAATAGTGACTTGCAGAGGAGGCCCATAACACTTGTTAGCGACTCGCATTACGTTTTAGACCCAATGACGAAAGGCTGGCTACATAATTGGATGAAAACAAAAAAAGAGCGTCCAAACCTGCTCCTCTGGCAAACCCTATATCCAATGTATTTAGAACTAAATCCTTACCTAAGTTTTAAATGGGTTAAAGGCCACTTAAAAACCAAGGGCAATCTACAAGTAGATCATCTCCTTAATCAAGAAATGGACAAACATCTATAA
- a CDS encoding histidine biosynthesis protein HisIE: protein MPEKKATTVSERTKKAAATTKKAASKATAEGGKVAKKVSAAAKKTTVPVKKAVKKTTKKASAASEKTSTKTVSAAKKTAKKADSAKEAVKKTAAVAKESATKAVKSSKKTAAKKTAAVKSTAKKATVSVKKPVKKAVVKKSTVKKAVSSAASKVAETAKPVLDKASESASSVLSKAATATSDAADKAVETAKPVIEESKSWFAKFLDIFRK, encoded by the coding sequence ATGCCAGAAAAGAAAGCAACAACGGTTAGTGAAAGAACTAAAAAAGCCGCAGCCACTACTAAGAAAGCTGCCAGCAAAGCGACAGCCGAAGGTGGCAAAGTTGCAAAGAAAGTATCTGCTGCAGCCAAAAAAACGACCGTGCCAGTTAAAAAAGCAGTTAAAAAAACGACTAAAAAAGCCTCTGCAGCTAGCGAGAAGACTAGTACTAAAACAGTCTCAGCTGCAAAAAAGACTGCTAAAAAGGCTGATTCGGCTAAAGAAGCTGTTAAGAAGACAGCTGCTGTTGCTAAAGAGTCAGCGACTAAAGCTGTTAAGTCTAGTAAAAAGACTGCTGCAAAAAAGACTGCTGCAGTTAAATCAACAGCTAAAAAAGCCACGGTTTCAGTTAAGAAGCCTGTGAAAAAAGCTGTTGTTAAGAAATCAACTGTTAAAAAGGCTGTCAGTTCGGCTGCTAGCAAGGTTGCCGAAACAGCAAAACCAGTTCTTGATAAGGCATCCGAAAGTGCTAGTTCAGTCCTTTCAAAGGCTGCCACAGCTACGAGTGATGCTGCTGATAAAGCTGTTGAAACAGCAAAACCAGTCATTGAAGAATCGAAATCTTGGTTTGCTAAATTTTTAGATATTTTTCGCAAATAA
- a CDS encoding peptide chain release factor 3 has product MTNFKDEYKNRITFAIISHPDAGKTTLTEQLLLHGGVIRQAGTVKGRGSNKMASSDWMAIEQQRGISVTSSVLQFDYAGKRINILDTPGHEDFSEDTYRTLMAVDSAVMVIDSAKGIEPQTKKLFEIVSKRHIPVFTFFNKLDRDGRDAFDLVDELEKTLGIQACPMNWPIGSGQVLQGIYDLQHDKLIRYNSTKTIDQSVYDESMEEIVLQKDAGNQFDESKILHGQQTPVFFGSALANFGVEEFLSEYLKYAPAPSYKRTVDHLEIQPDNEQFTAFVFKIQANMNPNHRDRIAFVRIVSGEFHKGMEVTLARNAKKLKLSNVTQFMADERENIETAVPGDIIGLYDTGNFQIGDSIYEGKQTVEFEPLPTFTPELFNRVIAKDVMKQKSYHKGINQLVQEGTIQLFESWHGQEYILGAVGQLQFEVFQFRMANEYNSQIIFETLGKKIARWIRLDELDERMNTSRSMLAKDRLGNPVILFENRFALTWFADKYPNVKLESKM; this is encoded by the coding sequence ATGACTAATTTTAAAGACGAATACAAAAATCGCATTACTTTTGCGATTATTTCACATCCGGATGCCGGGAAAACAACTTTGACTGAACAATTGCTGCTGCATGGTGGCGTCATCCGGCAGGCTGGCACTGTTAAGGGTCGTGGATCGAATAAAATGGCTTCTTCAGACTGGATGGCGATTGAACAGCAACGAGGAATTTCAGTCACATCGTCGGTTTTACAGTTTGATTATGCTGGCAAACGGATTAATATTCTTGATACTCCTGGGCATGAAGATTTTTCTGAAGATACTTATCGAACACTCATGGCTGTTGATTCAGCTGTGATGGTGATTGACTCAGCTAAGGGAATTGAGCCACAGACAAAAAAATTGTTTGAAATTGTTTCAAAAAGACACATTCCCGTTTTCACTTTTTTTAATAAATTAGATCGTGATGGCCGAGATGCCTTTGATTTGGTTGATGAGTTGGAGAAAACACTGGGAATTCAGGCTTGTCCAATGAATTGGCCGATCGGTTCCGGCCAAGTCTTACAAGGCATTTATGATCTGCAGCATGATAAATTGATCCGTTACAACAGCACTAAAACAATTGACCAGTCTGTTTATGATGAATCAATGGAAGAAATTGTGCTGCAAAAGGATGCGGGCAATCAATTTGACGAGAGTAAGATTCTACACGGCCAACAGACACCGGTCTTTTTTGGGTCTGCACTGGCTAATTTTGGTGTTGAAGAATTTTTATCTGAGTATTTGAAATATGCGCCAGCGCCATCTTACAAAAGAACAGTTGATCATTTAGAAATCCAACCAGATAACGAGCAGTTCACGGCTTTTGTTTTCAAAATTCAAGCTAATATGAATCCTAATCACCGTGACCGGATCGCCTTTGTTCGCATCGTTTCTGGTGAATTTCACAAAGGAATGGAAGTAACGCTGGCTCGCAATGCCAAGAAATTAAAACTCAGCAATGTGACACAATTTATGGCCGATGAACGGGAAAATATCGAAACCGCTGTTCCTGGCGATATTATTGGTCTTTACGATACTGGCAATTTTCAAATAGGTGATTCCATTTATGAAGGAAAACAGACGGTTGAATTTGAACCTTTGCCAACTTTTACGCCGGAATTATTCAATCGTGTGATTGCTAAGGATGTTATGAAACAAAAGTCCTATCACAAGGGCATCAATCAGTTAGTTCAAGAAGGCACGATTCAATTATTCGAATCTTGGCATGGCCAAGAATATATTTTGGGTGCTGTTGGCCAGCTGCAATTTGAAGTTTTTCAATTCAGAATGGCCAATGAATATAATTCACAAATTATTTTTGAAACACTTGGCAAAAAAATTGCTCGTTGGATCAGGCTAGATGAGCTGGACGAGAGAATGAATACCTCTCGGTCAATGCTGGCAAAGGACCGACTAGGCAATCCTGTGATTCTTTTTGAAAACCGTTTTGCATTAACTTGGTTTGCTGACAAGTATCCAAATGTTAAACTTGAATCAAAAATGTAA
- a CDS encoding Bax inhibitor-1/YccA family protein, whose amino-acid sequence MQNFSDNRVLKDVTDSTNESGLAAFFQRTYAYMGAALLITFGLAYALAYPFYTQFSQFYASHGMITWIVLAIAQLAVVFLIGRNALKNPTLALGGLLAFAVVEGIFFGALFAMYSVTSIVSAFLMAAVDFAAMSLYGFFTKKSLAGLAPILFGGMIAVIVGLILSIFVPGFNLIISILAVVVFSVYTAYDNNRLKQMYFQLKSQGNDTTNGLAISGALSLYLDFVNIFVYLLRIFGNQRN is encoded by the coding sequence ATGCAAAATTTTTCTGATAATCGCGTGTTAAAGGACGTAACTGATTCAACAAATGAATCTGGTTTAGCGGCATTTTTCCAACGTACTTACGCATATATGGGAGCGGCATTGCTGATAACCTTTGGCTTAGCTTATGCATTAGCTTATCCATTTTATACGCAGTTTAGCCAGTTTTATGCCAGCCATGGGATGATCACTTGGATCGTTTTGGCAATTGCGCAGTTAGCGGTTGTTTTTTTGATCGGACGCAACGCGTTGAAAAATCCAACACTGGCACTTGGCGGTTTGTTAGCCTTTGCGGTTGTTGAAGGTATCTTCTTTGGAGCACTTTTTGCCATGTACAGTGTGACATCAATTGTTTCGGCTTTCTTAATGGCTGCCGTTGATTTTGCCGCGATGTCCTTGTACGGCTTTTTTACAAAAAAGAGTCTGGCTGGATTGGCGCCGATTTTATTTGGCGGTATGATCGCAGTCATCGTCGGCTTGATTCTCAGCATATTTGTTCCTGGTTTTAATTTGATCATTTCTATTTTAGCTGTTGTTGTTTTTAGTGTTTATACGGCCTACGATAACAACCGTTTGAAACAAATGTATTTTCAATTAAAAAGCCAAGGAAACGATACAACGAATGGCTTGGCAATTTCAGGTGCGCTGAGTTTGTATCTTGATTTTGTTAACATTTTCGTTTATTTGCTAAGAATTTTTGGTAATCAAAGAAACTAA
- the murC gene encoding UDP-N-acetylmuramate--L-alanine ligase: MTTYYFIGIKGTGMASLAMILHDQGHRVLGSDIAKETFTQFPLIKAGIQITDFDPALIKDDYVIVKGNAFADDHPQVLAAHKIGAQVLTYPQAVEEVIRRHFTIAVAGAHGKTSTTSLLSHILSAYKPTSFLIGDGVGQGITNSKYFVVEADEYDRHFQPYTPQIAIITNIDWDHPDYYKSLDDVEKAFAEFADHVQQTIYAYGEDPEIKKLRPKTAKICTYGLEKTDDLYAADILRKTEGSYFSVFKNAIKVGDFFTSIEGNHGILDTLAAIGAADDLGLSADQIQKELLTYKGAKRRFSISKVADLTIVDDYAHHPNEIKATIDAARQKFPDQQLVAVFQPHTYTRVRAFKEEYVEALKAADKVYITPIFGSLREKAGNAKSEDILSELPNAAAILTEKNAFDKLSGEHGSVLVFMGAGDIEKYETALVDGYK; encoded by the coding sequence ATGACAACTTATTATTTTATTGGTATCAAAGGAACAGGCATGGCTAGTTTGGCTATGATTTTGCATGATCAAGGTCATCGGGTGCTGGGATCTGATATCGCTAAAGAAACTTTTACTCAATTTCCATTGATCAAGGCTGGTATTCAGATTACGGATTTCGACCCAGCACTGATTAAAGATGATTACGTCATCGTCAAGGGGAATGCTTTTGCTGATGACCATCCACAAGTTTTGGCAGCCCATAAAATCGGAGCACAAGTTTTGACTTATCCGCAGGCTGTTGAAGAAGTGATTCGCAGGCATTTCACGATTGCCGTTGCTGGGGCCCATGGAAAGACGAGCACGACGAGCTTGCTATCACATATTTTAAGTGCTTATAAACCAACTAGTTTTCTAATTGGTGATGGCGTTGGTCAAGGCATTACGAATTCGAAATATTTCGTTGTTGAAGCCGATGAGTATGACCGTCATTTTCAGCCTTACACACCACAGATTGCTATTATCACGAATATTGATTGGGATCATCCAGATTACTATAAAAGTTTAGATGATGTGGAAAAAGCTTTTGCCGAATTTGCAGATCATGTACAACAAACAATTTATGCTTATGGCGAAGATCCGGAAATCAAAAAATTGCGTCCTAAAACCGCTAAGATTTGTACCTATGGTTTAGAGAAAACTGATGATCTGTATGCCGCTGATATTCTTAGAAAGACAGAAGGCAGCTATTTTTCCGTTTTTAAAAACGCTATCAAAGTTGGTGACTTTTTTACGAGCATCGAGGGAAATCATGGTATTTTGGATACTTTGGCAGCGATTGGGGCTGCAGACGATTTAGGGTTATCGGCTGATCAGATTCAAAAAGAGCTGCTGACCTACAAAGGCGCCAAACGGCGCTTCAGTATCAGCAAAGTTGCCGACTTAACAATTGTTGACGACTATGCACACCATCCCAATGAGATTAAAGCAACGATCGATGCGGCCAGACAAAAGTTTCCTGATCAACAACTTGTGGCTGTTTTTCAGCCTCATACTTATACGCGGGTACGCGCTTTTAAAGAAGAATATGTCGAAGCTTTAAAAGCTGCTGATAAAGTTTATATCACACCCATCTTTGGTTCTTTACGAGAAAAAGCCGGCAATGCTAAAAGTGAGGATATTTTGTCTGAACTTCCGAATGCCGCTGCGATACTAACTGAAAAAAATGCGTTTGATAAATTGAGCGGTGAACATGGTTCTGTACTTGTATTTATGGGTGCTGGGGATATTGAAAAGTATGAAACTGCATTAGTTGATGGCTATAAATGA
- the ytpR gene encoding YtpR family tRNA-binding protein — translation MLVADYNSDTLILFLAPEVENSLSETKNTITRIYSGDQTLAYHFAGLPEPQKGPLNLNSAQIAELNGLLLRTGFKAELAPDTQAKFVIGYVDSISAHPDSDHLHIAQVKISEDKLVQIVSGSPNLASGVKTVVCLPGAIMPSGKIIWPGQLRGIDSYGMMAAPRELALKNAPDHAGMIILPDDFAEIGDSFNFEKANQLEFNN, via the coding sequence ATGCTTGTTGCCGATTACAATTCAGACACTTTAATTCTTTTTCTTGCACCAGAGGTAGAAAATTCACTTTCAGAAACGAAAAACACCATCACGAGGATCTACAGCGGCGATCAAACGCTGGCATATCATTTTGCTGGCTTGCCAGAGCCTCAAAAAGGCCCGTTAAACTTAAATTCAGCTCAAATAGCAGAATTAAATGGACTGCTTCTCAGAACTGGTTTTAAGGCTGAATTAGCCCCTGATACTCAGGCGAAATTTGTGATCGGCTATGTTGATTCAATTTCAGCGCATCCAGACTCTGATCATTTGCATATTGCTCAAGTGAAAATTTCTGAAGATAAATTGGTTCAAATCGTTTCTGGCAGCCCTAATCTTGCATCGGGTGTCAAAACAGTCGTTTGTTTGCCTGGTGCAATTATGCCTTCTGGCAAAATTATTTGGCCGGGTCAATTACGCGGAATTGATTCTTATGGCATGATGGCTGCTCCTAGAGAACTCGCTTTGAAAAATGCACCTGACCATGCTGGGATGATCATATTGCCAGATGATTTTGCAGAAATCGGCGACAGTTTTAATTTTGAAAAAGCAAATCAATTGGAGTTTAATAACTAA
- the trmB gene encoding tRNA (guanosine(46)-N7)-methyltransferase TrmB, producing MRLRSKKWAKPFINDHRTLIIDNPSAELMKGKWASNFQNKRPIYLEIGSGKGQFILENAIKYPTINFIGLEIQPTAVAIAGKNAVESGKPLTNLRLILGNGADLTTYFAENEISKLFLNHSDPWPKAKHEKRRLTAPNFLKSYAEILMPASVIEFKTDNLGLFEYSLTSFKNFGLVWSDNEISYDLHNEIKKNPANIETEYEKKFASMNQPEYWIKANFPA from the coding sequence ATGAGATTAAGAAGTAAAAAATGGGCTAAGCCCTTTATCAACGATCATCGTACTCTAATCATTGATAATCCATCAGCTGAACTAATGAAGGGCAAGTGGGCAAGCAATTTTCAAAATAAGCGTCCAATTTATTTAGAAATCGGATCTGGTAAGGGCCAATTTATTTTGGAAAACGCTATAAAATATCCAACTATCAATTTTATTGGTTTAGAAATTCAGCCAACAGCTGTGGCAATTGCTGGTAAAAATGCTGTTGAATCAGGCAAGCCATTAACTAATTTGCGATTAATTCTTGGCAACGGTGCTGATCTAACCACTTATTTTGCTGAAAATGAAATTAGTAAACTGTTTTTAAATCATAGCGACCCTTGGCCGAAAGCTAAGCACGAAAAAAGGCGCTTGACTGCCCCTAATTTTTTAAAATCATATGCAGAAATTTTAATGCCTGCCAGCGTGATTGAATTTAAAACTGATAATCTTGGTTTGTTTGAATACTCATTGACAAGTTTTAAAAATTTTGGCCTTGTTTGGTCTGATAACGAAATTAGTTATGACCTGCATAATGAAATCAAAAAAAATCCTGCCAATATCGAAACAGAATACGAAAAAAAATTTGCATCAATGAATCAACCGGAATATTGGATCAAAGCTAATTTCCCAGCTTAA
- a CDS encoding ABC transporter permease, which yields MNDVFQHRRQISFRRNFRYLSRAFNDQFIGFLFIAVTLLGYEYIHSLSTVKNGYWLILPLLIISVFGLFFGDLTTYLQTADQVFLIANFPDLERQLKYSLFRSLLFSFAIQTMLNIILLPMMLKVSGWWFAFCYYLFSLFVKLLLLILKYNKMVQKQKINWPYAINLELRRVNRINLFFNFFTDVKEIKHDNRPTRIWDFVLNKLQRYNKSYHWILFTRYFFRSRQFMLTMIATTILGMLLTASLPSLVAATIAAIFILFAIAYQLKPIFSHYAQHRIARIYPQDSEKQLADFQLLATKIFSPIVLLLLICLLFGHQSTAVSISFLIIGLAAWLIVKGYLPRLVGFKYEIKK from the coding sequence ATGAATGATGTTTTTCAGCACCGTCGACAAATATCCTTTCGAAGAAATTTTCGCTATCTAAGCCGTGCTTTTAACGACCAGTTTATTGGTTTTCTGTTCATCGCAGTTACATTATTAGGCTATGAATATATACATAGTTTGTCTACTGTGAAAAATGGTTATTGGCTGATTTTACCGCTGCTGATCATCAGTGTATTTGGTCTTTTTTTTGGTGATCTCACAACCTATCTGCAGACAGCTGATCAAGTTTTTTTGATTGCCAATTTTCCAGATCTAGAACGTCAATTGAAATATTCACTTTTTAGATCACTGCTGTTCTCTTTTGCGATTCAAACAATGCTAAATATTATTCTGCTGCCGATGATGTTGAAAGTATCTGGTTGGTGGTTTGCATTTTGCTATTATTTATTTTCGCTATTCGTCAAGCTGCTTTTGCTGATATTAAAATATAACAAAATGGTCCAGAAGCAAAAAATCAATTGGCCGTATGCTATTAATCTTGAATTAAGACGTGTCAATCGCATCAATCTATTTTTCAATTTCTTCACAGATGTTAAAGAAATTAAACATGATAATCGGCCAACAAGAATTTGGGATTTTGTGCTTAACAAACTGCAGCGATACAACAAAAGCTATCACTGGATTCTCTTTACACGTTATTTTTTTAGAAGCCGGCAATTTATGTTAACGATGATTGCAACAACGATTTTGGGTATGCTTTTAACAGCTTCGCTGCCATCGCTTGTCGCTGCAACCATTGCTGCTATTTTTATTTTGTTTGCAATTGCCTATCAATTGAAGCCGATTTTCTCACATTATGCTCAGCATCGAATTGCACGCATATATCCACAAGATAGTGAAAAGCAATTAGCCGATTTTCAACTTTTAGCAACTAAAATTTTTTCACCGATTGTCTTGTTGCTACTGATTTGCTTATTATTTGGCCATCAGTCAACAGCGGTTTCGATTTCATTTTTAATTATTGGTCTAGCCGCTTGGCTGATCGTGAAAGGGTATTTGCCTCGTTTGGTAGGATTTAAATATGAGATTAAGAAGTAA